A region of Candidatus Poribacteria bacterium DNA encodes the following proteins:
- a CDS encoding DUF111 family protein, whose protein sequence is CCETSTFGVRVSPLSRRKVAREVVRVTTRFGGVRGTVGIAPDILQTDPEYDDCRWAAELSGAAHPRGLRRGDRSVPVAVRAVVTGGGRQRRPFLDGRRFGSIQYRSADATTRNRAAS, encoded by the coding sequence ATGCTGCGAAACGTCGACCTTCGGCGTTCGCGTGTCGCCGCTCTCGCGTCGCAAGGTCGCGCGCGAGGTCGTTCGCGTCACGACTCGGTTCGGCGGAGTCCGCGGTACAGTCGGGATTGCACCCGATATCCTGCAGACCGATCCTGAGTACGACGACTGCCGTTGGGCGGCAGAGCTTTCGGGCGCCGCCCATCCGCGAGGTCTACGACGCGGCGACCGAAGCGTACCGGTCGCTGTACGGGCAGTCGTGACCGGCGGCGGGCGCCAACGGCGACCTTTCCTTGACGGACGGCGATTCGGGTCCATACAATACCGTTCGGCGGACGCGACCACCCGCAATCGCGCGGCTTCGTAG